One Gadus morhua chromosome 13, gadMor3.0, whole genome shotgun sequence genomic window carries:
- the spdef gene encoding SAM pointed domain-containing Ets transcription factor, translated as MNIPSWFRRQVANMSNPLDGAVYGARLAPMGAPHGERTPRVPGDPWGPQEESKPCLEPLERGLPGLYLSCFDMLLTEDATWLLKLSDGAAAPAALFPPGHRAPGGLAPEPSRGEPEQCPVIDSQGPSLSPGDLSGQEEERSLEQVQTMVVGEVLKDIATACKLLNITPDPIDWSAANVQKWLLWTEHLYRLAHAGRAFSDLSGKDLCAMSEEDFSQRAPQCGDTLHAHLDIWKSAAWMKERCSIGDAKATGGEELWSEADSSSSGQPIHLWQFLRELLLKPHNHGRCIRWLNKEKGIFKIEDSAHVARLWGLRKNRPAMNYDKLSRSIRQYYKKGIIRKPDVSQRLVYQFVNPV; from the exons ATGAACATCCCCTCTTGGTTCCGTCGCCAGGTGGCCAACATGTCCAACCCTCTCGACGGCGCGGTCTACGGCGCGCGGCTGGCCCCCATGGGGGCACCCCACGGCGAGCGGACCCCCCGGGTCCCCGGGGACCCCTGGGGCCCCCAGGAGGAGAGCAAGCCCTGCCTGGAGCCCCTGGAGCGCGGCCTGCCGGGCCTCTACCTGTCCTGCTTCGACATGCTCCTGACGGAGGACGCCACCTGGCTGCTTAAGCTGTCCGACGGCGCCGCCGCCCCTGCCGCCCTGTTCCCCCCGGGGcaccgggcccctgggggcctgGCGCCGGAGCCCAGCAGGGGGGAGCCGGAGCAGTGCCCGGTCATCGACAGCCAGGGCCCGAGTCTGTCCCCGGGGGACCTGAgcggccaggaggaggagcggtcCCTGGAGCAGGTCCAGACCATGGTGGTGGGCGAGGTGCTGAAGGACATCGCCACGGCCTGCAAGCTGCTGAACATCACCCCTG ACCCCATCGACTGGAGCGCGGCCAACGTGCAGAAGTGGCTGCTGTGGACCGAGCACCTGTACCGCCTGGCCCACGCCGGCCGCGCCTTCAGCGACCTCAGCGGGAAGGACCTGTGTGCCATGAGCGAGGAGGACTTCAGCCAGCGGGCCCCCCAGTGCGGGGACACCCTGCACGCCCACCTGGACATCTGGAAGTCAG cCGCTTGGATGAAGGAGAGGTGTTCCATCGGCGACGCCAAAGCCACAG gTGGAGAGGAGCTGTGGTCCGAGgcggactcctcctcctcaggtcaGCCCATCCACCTCTGGCAGTTCCTACGAGAACTCCTCCTGAAACCCCACAACCACGGACGCTGCATCCGGTGGCTGAACAAGGAGAaag GCATCTTCAAAATCGAGGACTCGGCCCACGTGGCGCGGCTGTGGGGTCTGCGGAAGAACCGACCGGCCATGAACTACGACAAACTCAGCCGCTCCATCCGCCAGTACTACAAGAAGGGCATCATCCGCAAGCCCGACGTGTCCCAGCGGCTGGTCTACCAGTTCGTCAACCCCGTGTGA